The genomic DNA GTttcattgtttgttttatgtgagGCTTAAATTGATGGATACGGCTTGTTGTTGAGTTTGAAATTGGATCTTTGCTCTACCTCTCCTTCAAGTCCTCTTGCTGGCTGTGGTAGTGTGTTTGCTCTAGATTTGTTCTTGGTGTGAGCCATTTGGAGGGATTTCGTTGCTGAGTCACCTACTAGCCtctctttgagttttctttggATTCTTTGGAGTTAGGTGTTAGTCGAAGCAGTGGAATCGGTCTCTAGTTCTTCTCTTGCGAGGACGTCACCAGTTTTATGTCTGTAGGTGGCTGAAACTGTGCTCGACGAGTGTCCGCGTGTAAGAACAGTTGATCTTGCGTGGTTTGTCTCCGGTCGATATcaaagttttttctttgtccCTAGGGTTTCATGCTCTCTACATCTGGCTGGTGAGGTGCTATGGGGGTTGTATTTTTGTCTTTGGTCGTGTGGGTATCTTGCTTTCCTCCCTGTCAGTCTGCTTCTGGTTTGGCTTCGGTGTGAGGTCTATCCGGCTTTATTGGTGCTCCCGGCGTTTAATGGTTCTATAGGGAAGCTTTGTGAGAGTCTCATGCCATTGTTCAATTAGTGGGCTTAGGTTACAGTTTTCCATTGACTTTGCTTTTTagatttgtgttttgtgtttgttcttAATATGCATCCTCGTTTTTtgaggtttgtttctttcttagaCCATGGGAACATTCAGTAGTCTGTCGCCTAATAACCGCGAGGACTTCAAGTTGTCCGTTGCCtcttgtaattttaatttagtatCTTTTATGATGTTCAATAATAAAATtgagatgacaaaaaaaagctATTTATTAGATAAGTTCTCGTCCTATGCAAATgatttaaactaaataaattaagttATCTAGAAATTAGTTTGGaacataaaaagagagagaggcacAAACTTTGATCTacttatgatttttctttttttttttgaacaaaattataGCTATGATTTAAGATGAGAATTGGACCCATCTCATttggttttccaaaaaaaaaaggacaaatctaattaaaaaagatGATAGAATACATAAAGATTAAAGGACAAGTATGATGAGTGAGAGAGAACACCTCTCTGCATGTCTCTCCCAAGGGGAAAAAGAAGAGTCCTTTCCTCTCTTACCTTTTTGATTCTCATCACTTCATTTTCCACATTGTACGCAAACTGAAACCccttttataattttcttgcattttttcatcatcaaaaatatgtaatattctGCGAATTTGATATGAATGGtaacacaataaaaacattaGCAAAAACACTAAACAAGTTTGTTCTACCTCTTgatggttcttttttttttgttcaactcaAAGTAGATATTACATCTCAATTCATATTCAAATTGTgtccttttttttggtctaatCTAAATTTGGTTAATCAATGAATTCGCAAGCATCACGACATACTTTACTAAGTATACCATGGTCAATTAAATTGGATCCCACCACCACTTGGTTGGAATCAACATTTGTTTTGAAATATCTATCGAGAGtggaaaatagaaataaaaattggaGTTAAATTAGATATACAACTTTAGCTTaatataaaacaagtttaagcTATTTGAtcgagttaatttttttttttttgttaacgagAATCAACTGAGTGCCTTGATCTGATCTATACACAGCTTAGAgaggtcctctctctctctttcagccCTTTCtatataaaacgaaaaaaaaagaagaaaataaataaccaGAAGTGGTATAGTCTAGGCCGATACATTTCAgtatcttcctctctctctttttcctctttctttttctcattttgaTTCTCCTACTCacacacattttaaaaaaaataataaaaaaaaaaagagattcagATTTATAAGAGGGTGATGATGTCTTTGAGACAAAGAttggtaagaagaaaaaactaaagagAAACGACCAAAAAACTCAAGCAAACAGTACTTTAATTTTATCTTCCTGTtacaaaacagaagaagatgtcTTGTAATAATGGAATGTCTTTTTTCCCTTCAAATTTCATGATCCAAACCTCTTACGAAGACGATCATCCTCATCAATCTCCTTCTCTTGCTCCTCTCCTTCCTTCTTGCTCTCTACCTCAAGATTTCCATGgtaatacacacacacacactctctaATACAttcatctcctctgtttctgaaTGATCTGTTTCTGTTTTCAGGGTTTGCTTCGTTTCTAGGTAAGAGATCTCCAATGGAAGGGTGTTGTGATTTAGAACCAGGGAACAATATGAATGGAGGAGAAGAGGATTATTCAGATGATGGGTCTCAgatgggagagaagaagagaaggttgAACATGGAACAAGTCAAGACACTGGAGAAGAATTTTGAGCTAGGAAACAAACTTGAACCAGAGAGGAAAATGCAGCTGGCTCGTGCCTTAGGTTTACAACCAAGACAGATCGCGATTTGGTTTCAAAACAGAAGAGCTCGTTGGAAAACAAAGCAGCTTGAGAAAGATTATGATACTCTTAAACGACAGTTTGATGCACTTAAATCTGAAAATGATCTTCTTCAAACTCATAATCAGAAACTCCAAGCTGAGGTAATTatttatctacaaaaaaaaaatttatctaaaagatgatattatttttgttctaaaaagattaaagataacaaatttggtttaataatttcataatttaattgttttacatgtaaaaagatcataattttttcaaactttttttttgggtaataaTTGTTTAGATCAAGAGTTGCTTTCAGGTAGGGTTAGAAAACTATACGTGAttcatgactttataaaacatcattatatctctttttttttttcttcacactTGTCTGAACAGAGATCTGAAAACAATAACTTTCTTATTCAGCTTATCACAAAACACAGTACTCTCTGCATATGActttattctttaaaatttttgaatttaatagTGTTAATTTGTCTCTAATTACGCAGATAATGGGACTAAAAAGCAGAGAACAAACAGAGTCAATAAACCTAAACAAAGACACAGAAGGATCTTGCAGTAACAGAAGTGATAACAGTTCAGATAATCTCAGACTTGACATCTCAACTGCACCGCCGCCATCAATCGAAAGCACATTAACCGGTGGCCAACCACCGCCGCAGCCGCAGACACTCGGTAGACACTTCTTCCCACCGTCGTCGCCAGCCACCGGGACGacgactactactactacaacaaCAATGCAGTTCTTTCAAAACTCGTCTTCAGGACAGAGTATGGTGAAAGAAGAGAACAGTATCAGTAACATGTTCTGTGCAATGGATGACCATTCTGGTTTTTGGCCGTGGCTTGATCAGCAACAGTACAACTGAAACTGGTctacttgtctttttttctcttttccttcttcttttttatttattatatatatatatatatatattttttttttgtatcatgaattttgatctttttttgtattatgaatTTTGATCAGAAGAACCCATGCATGTTTCATTAGCTCACTTTTGAAATCTGCAAACCAAACACCACCGAgtctattctcttttttttgagTGATGAGATGTTAAAAAATGGGCAATAGTCATctttactataaaaaaaaatatctcattatggcccatagaaaaataaaatataacgtatattattatatagtattgtTTTAGTCGTGGGTACTGGCACCATGTGGTCGTAGTCGTCATATTCAGAAGTGGGAAGAAATAAATGGAATGCACAATGAAAAGGACGTTTTCcatgaaataaattatttatatttttgtgtaaatCCATGAATAAATTCTGCCTATGTCATGATTTGGTCGAGCgggttaaatttaaatataagattgaagaaaaaaaataaaatgatgggACAAAATCTAAAGGAGTGAATTTTGTAATCACGAGACCTTACAAAAGACGTACGATATTTAAAATCTGACGATGCAGCAGACCATGAATTTCATAACCCTCTTTTATTCTACAGTCTTCATATTATTCATTTCaccgtgtgtgtgtgtgtgtgttttttttttcaagaaacaaattaagtaacatattatgaaataaaataaccTGTTATCGTGTAAAATAACAACTTATTTGTCAATGACAATGTTATACGGAACATTATATTACTTGATATACAATAACACAATATATCGTGTCATCATTAAATAACATGTCAATGTATATATTCTCATTATATTTCATCAACTCAAATCCATTATGTGATTCACATATTCTCAATATATAGTTGTATGATATGTGATTTCACATAGAAGAGGTTCTAAAATGTGATCAGAGTAAAGGAAGCAGCAAGAGACATAGAGACACACACAGATTTCAAGGGAGATAGAGGAAACGGACAAATAGAGTTGGAAGAAAGCAAGCAAACAATTTGGGGTTGGAAAGTTGTCACTCTCCTTTTTAAtcgactcttcttcttttaaccCCCTTTTCCTCTTCCACAACCAAATGGCCGACACTTTTAAACTTTTCGAAATTTCTTAAAGAAACcgaagttttcttttttggtgataaatttaaaattttcactgCCTTTTTatgtgtaattttaaaaatgtttgaacCAATCATTATAAAGGACGTGAATTAAATTGCATCTGCTTTGTATAATGTaagggtgcaaatggttgcaagGTTGAAAAGATTGAataggttgaaaaaaattattcaaccaattttcaccatttgcattgtaaaagttgaagaggttggaaaaaattattcagtccgttcaacttaaaaagttgaaaaaataaattaatcctACAACAAAAGtattcaacttgttcaaccactattttagagatgaatgagttgaatattattcaacccaattttgttcaacccattttttcaattttaaacaaccatttggatccTAAGTGTAAGAAGAAGTAGCTTGTTCGGGACTTAGATGCTAGTGACAAAAGAATGCGACAAGAAGAGCTAGAAATAAAAGTTGCTTAAGACGTAAAGATGTAGAGAGACTAAAGCTATTGTTGGCTTAAGGGacgtgaaaccaaaaaaaaaaaaatggttgccATTAATAAGAGCGGTTATAGTCTCGCACACCGAAACTTTTTCAAAACCAAGAGACTTGAAGTGCAGCTAGCTACGGAATCCTCTAAACAAGATAAATAATATAGTTTACTTAACATCTTCAAGGTTAATTAGATGAATTTATCCAGATATTTGGTGACAACTAAAAACTACATTGCAAATGTGATGCCATACGCCCCAAAGTTCAGCACGATCTATCTCCGGTCTCTAATATATGACcataagaaatttaaatgaaaaatttaaaacgAAATGAGTTGGTGCGACCCACTAGTATCACCCACTTCTTTCATAAAGTACAAGTTTCTTTTTAGCTAACCGTGTTTGGTTTGCTTTGCTTTTTTGGTTAATGGACCCTTTGTAAACTTGGATGCTTCAACAACACTTATAGGCGTTGCTCACTCTCATCACTAGTTCCACGTAATATACTTATAACTTGCACGACTAGCTAGGAAAGAACTTCCTTGCCTGCATATGTTGCATACTTGCATATGTCTCTATGATAAATCCTATATCATAGAATCATGCATACATGGGATAAAACATTCTTGAGTTTGATGTCTAGTTATAAATTGTTGGATTATACTGGGTGTGATTggtgaacaaaaacaaaacaatataagtGATACAACTTTGAATTTTTACCAATAAAGTCTCAATTTTTTAATGTACTGTTTTTGGTACCTAGGTCCACCCATGATTTCAATACTTAAACAtcacatatataaatgtatactTACACTATGTAATTTAAAGAACTGTTTACCATAAACCCATATCATGAAGATGTGGGGAGTGGGAAACTAGCTAGCCATATATGggtaaaaacattttgaagttTTCACTTTTCCAAATATCAtactttttattcatatttcaaaGTTTTCTATTCAAGTTGTAAATCTAATCAAGATTTCATATAGACAAAGAATGGTGTGTGGACACAATTCAAGGGTCAAATCCATCAATTATGCTCAGAAGCGTAATTATATCGACAGGACACTTACTCGTACAATCATATTTGGTGGTTATATATTTTAGGAGTTCACAACGTTTTCTTATAATCGATGATCAAACTGAAGCAAAATATCTCTGACATGTTACGTAAAAGGTTACAAGATTAAACTAATTCAGATGACAGCTATAACC from Camelina sativa cultivar DH55 chromosome 7, Cs, whole genome shotgun sequence includes the following:
- the LOC104701620 gene encoding homeobox-leucine zipper protein ATHB-13-like — translated: MSCNNGMSFFPSNFMIQTSYEDDHPHQSPSLAPLLPSCSLPQDFHGFASFLGKRSPMEGCCDLEPGNNMNGGEEDYSDDGSQMGEKKRRLNMEQVKTLEKNFELGNKLEPERKMQLARALGLQPRQIAIWFQNRRARWKTKQLEKDYDTLKRQFDALKSENDLLQTHNQKLQAEIMGLKSREQTESINLNKDTEGSCSNRSDNSSDNLRLDISTAPPPSIESTLTGGQPPPQPQTLGRHFFPPSSPATGTTTTTTTTTMQFFQNSSSGQSMVKEENSISNMFCAMDDHSGFWPWLDQQQYN